In Longibacter salinarum, a single window of DNA contains:
- a CDS encoding MBL fold metallo-hydrolase, with product MTTIGDYTLHAIETGRFGLDGGAMFGIVPKPLWAKRIDPDEQNRIPLAMRCLLLQSESRTILIDCGLGDTFDGTKYREIYAVDTEHSDLEHSLANAGVSREEITDVVLTHLHFDHCGGATRAAGDEREPTFPNAVYHVQRDHWQWAIESNPKEHGSFRTDTFKPLSTSGQVDFVDGEKTIFPGVDVMLVNGHTHAQQMVKITGPEGVLVYVADLLPTSHHLAPAWTMAYDVRPLVTIDEKQLFLEKAVEAEWNLFFEHDPDIHVASLKRTDRGITTCDHRPLRNF from the coding sequence ATGACCACAATCGGCGATTACACACTTCACGCGATTGAAACCGGCCGATTTGGTCTCGATGGTGGAGCCATGTTTGGGATCGTTCCGAAGCCCCTCTGGGCGAAGCGGATCGATCCCGATGAGCAAAACCGCATCCCGCTGGCCATGCGGTGTCTGCTTTTGCAATCCGAGTCCAGGACAATCCTCATCGACTGCGGGTTGGGGGATACGTTTGACGGCACGAAGTACCGGGAGATATATGCCGTTGATACCGAACACTCAGATCTTGAACACTCGCTAGCCAACGCTGGCGTTTCGCGCGAAGAGATTACGGATGTAGTATTGACGCACCTCCACTTCGATCATTGCGGTGGAGCGACGCGGGCTGCGGGTGATGAGAGAGAGCCAACGTTTCCGAATGCTGTCTATCACGTGCAGCGGGATCACTGGCAGTGGGCGATAGAAAGCAATCCGAAAGAGCACGGGTCATTTCGGACGGATACGTTCAAGCCGCTATCGACCAGCGGTCAGGTTGACTTTGTGGATGGGGAAAAAACGATTTTTCCCGGCGTGGACGTCATGCTTGTGAATGGACACACTCATGCTCAGCAGATGGTGAAGATTACCGGGCCGGAAGGCGTACTTGTGTATGTTGCCGATCTGTTACCGACATCCCACCATCTCGCTCCCGCGTGGACAATGGCGTACGACGTACGTCCACTGGTGACGATCGACGAAAAACAGTTATTCTTGGAGAAAGCGGTGGAAGCGGAATGGAACTTGTTCTTTGAACATGATCCCGATATCCACGTGGCGTCGTTGAAGCGAACCGACCGTGGTATTACCACATGTGATCATCGCCCCCTTCGGAACTTTTAG
- a CDS encoding AMP-dependent synthetase/ligase: MPGPIYTAHESAGPPMLGKTLPQLLYEACEAYQNPRALNQPEGDGWAPMSLDDFRERAEYTALGLLDAGLNRGDKVAFLLHSDVNFCVSDMGCLIAGLIDVPVYLSTAPNQMQYVIDHAEASALVVADEEQLSVAEEILPQLPRIHTLVLCETDGEKPSPSLPDDVSFFTLEEIQEKGKTSTSDVEGAIDDLLDKVHPQDLATLIYTSGTTGKPKGVMLSHENISYNATTSISELSGFEAGPDGEVAISFLPLTHVFARALQYAYMYKGISVYFCHPDNLVDALPKVQPTAFASVPRVLEKVYAGIQKKIMEMEGLQKTIGTWALGVARQYRMGEHASLPFTLKRKLADALVFSKWRKALGGRVKYIVVGGAALQPDLANTLAAAGIETLQGYGLTETSPVIAFTRPERNKPGTVGDPLPGVEVRIADDGEILTRGPHVMQGYYKAAEKTEKVMSEGWFHTGDIGEFDGNFLKITDRKKDLFKLSTGKYVMPQPIENELGSQPLVDKAIVIGNGRKFCAALIFPTEDQVRAQARQLGIDDSQPFEELLKERAIVDVFQELVDDANEGMDHWSTVKRFALIPDELTVDSGLLTPTLKVKRPKIRDAYADEIDALYEESPSPERETKRKAVIVA; encoded by the coding sequence ATGCCTGGTCCCATCTACACCGCCCACGAATCTGCCGGACCACCCATGCTCGGCAAAACGCTTCCGCAACTGCTCTACGAAGCCTGCGAGGCGTATCAGAATCCACGAGCCCTAAATCAGCCGGAGGGAGATGGTTGGGCGCCAATGTCCCTTGATGATTTCCGCGAGCGTGCAGAATATACCGCGCTTGGCTTACTGGACGCGGGACTGAATCGCGGGGACAAAGTGGCATTCCTCCTCCACAGTGACGTGAACTTTTGCGTCTCTGACATGGGATGCCTGATCGCCGGCCTGATCGACGTTCCGGTGTATCTATCGACGGCCCCGAATCAGATGCAGTACGTCATCGATCACGCCGAGGCGAGTGCTCTCGTCGTGGCGGACGAGGAGCAGTTGTCGGTGGCTGAGGAGATTCTTCCCCAACTCCCACGGATTCACACCCTCGTTCTGTGTGAAACCGATGGTGAGAAGCCAAGCCCGTCTCTTCCGGATGACGTGTCGTTCTTTACACTCGAGGAGATTCAAGAGAAGGGGAAGACATCTACGTCGGACGTGGAGGGAGCGATTGACGACCTCCTTGATAAGGTTCATCCTCAAGATCTCGCAACGCTCATCTACACGAGTGGGACGACGGGCAAGCCGAAGGGCGTGATGCTGTCCCACGAGAACATTTCGTACAATGCGACAACGTCCATTTCCGAACTCAGTGGGTTTGAGGCCGGGCCAGATGGCGAGGTCGCGATCTCCTTCCTGCCGTTGACGCACGTCTTCGCTCGGGCACTGCAGTATGCCTACATGTATAAGGGCATCAGCGTCTACTTTTGCCATCCCGACAATCTCGTCGACGCCCTTCCGAAGGTGCAGCCGACCGCCTTTGCTTCCGTCCCTCGCGTTCTGGAGAAGGTTTACGCGGGCATCCAGAAGAAAATAATGGAGATGGAAGGGCTGCAGAAAACCATCGGCACGTGGGCGCTTGGTGTCGCACGGCAGTACCGAATGGGAGAGCATGCGTCGTTGCCATTCACGTTGAAACGCAAGCTAGCGGATGCACTCGTGTTCAGTAAGTGGCGCAAGGCTCTCGGCGGACGCGTGAAGTACATCGTCGTGGGAGGCGCCGCGCTGCAACCCGATCTCGCGAATACCCTGGCGGCCGCAGGAATTGAGACGTTGCAGGGCTACGGTCTGACGGAAACCAGTCCGGTGATTGCGTTCACTCGGCCGGAGCGCAATAAGCCGGGAACGGTTGGAGATCCTCTTCCGGGCGTCGAAGTCCGAATTGCGGACGATGGCGAAATCCTGACGCGTGGGCCCCATGTGATGCAGGGCTACTACAAAGCGGCCGAGAAGACGGAGAAGGTGATGAGTGAAGGCTGGTTTCATACGGGCGACATCGGGGAGTTCGACGGCAATTTCCTCAAGATTACCGATCGGAAGAAGGACCTCTTCAAACTCTCGACCGGCAAATACGTGATGCCACAGCCGATCGAGAATGAACTCGGGAGTCAACCGCTCGTGGACAAGGCGATTGTGATCGGGAACGGCAGAAAGTTCTGTGCGGCACTCATCTTCCCGACGGAGGATCAGGTGCGAGCGCAAGCCCGACAGCTTGGTATCGACGATTCCCAACCGTTCGAGGAGTTGTTGAAAGAACGGGCTATTGTCGATGTCTTCCAGGAGTTGGTCGACGACGCAAACGAAGGGATGGACCACTGGTCCACCGTGAAACGATTTGCCTTGATTCCGGACGAACTGACAGTCGACTCTGGCCTTCTCACACCAACGCTGAAGGTTAAGCGTCCGAAAATCCGTGACGCGTATGCTGATGAAATCGATGCACTCTACGAAGAGTCGCCATCACCGGAACGGGAAACCAAGCGGAAAGCAGTGATTGTGGCATAA
- a CDS encoding TetR/AcrR family transcriptional regulator, which produces MGAPSKNAQNGDLRRLILDTARHLLVQDGYSNLSMRRIASEIDYSATSIYLYFDNKDMLLHALIDEGMNQLFDALSTIAKQHQSAPIDRLEALCDGFISFGLDNPEYYEIMFQLRPERMERYPPEKYREARRNLDFFRMTLAEGASAGVFDVVDPRVCASSVWASLHGTVSLLLAERVDVRIDRADFIQAAIRQTLRSYTTSKTAYHP; this is translated from the coding sequence ATGGGAGCACCATCGAAAAACGCTCAGAATGGCGATCTGCGCCGGCTCATCCTCGACACAGCGCGCCACCTTCTCGTCCAAGATGGGTATAGCAATCTCTCGATGCGGAGGATCGCGAGCGAGATCGACTACAGCGCCACGAGCATTTATCTTTACTTTGACAACAAAGATATGCTCTTGCATGCCCTGATTGACGAGGGCATGAACCAGCTGTTTGATGCGCTATCGACGATCGCAAAGCAACACCAAAGCGCACCTATCGATCGGTTGGAAGCGCTTTGTGACGGGTTCATATCGTTTGGGTTGGACAACCCGGAGTACTACGAAATCATGTTTCAACTTCGGCCCGAGAGAATGGAGCGTTACCCGCCGGAGAAGTATCGAGAGGCCCGGCGGAACCTTGACTTTTTTCGTATGACCCTCGCCGAGGGCGCCTCCGCGGGTGTCTTCGACGTGGTTGATCCACGTGTGTGTGCTAGTTCTGTTTGGGCCTCGTTGCACGGGACCGTGTCTTTACTTCTCGCAGAACGAGTAGACGTTCGAATCGATCGTGCCGACTTTATTCAAGCCGCCATTCGACAGACGCTAAGAAGTTACACCACATCGAAGACGGCGTATCACCCCTAA
- a CDS encoding LON peptidase substrate-binding domain-containing protein: MATFESLPLFPLGLVLYPNEQLPLHIFEERYKDLTAYCLEHDVPFGVVRVDDGRLANVGTTARIERVVNRYEDGRLDIIVRGEERFALNAVYERKSYMTADVEVFDIAPVPLESNLRERVITQHMKLLELAGRTVRPDLYVDVEDLSFILAQNAGLSDEQKQEVLEIQDEPDRIRYLIQHFESLIPRVEQKEDFRRKIRSNGHFKDFPPEQV, encoded by the coding sequence ATGGCAACGTTTGAGTCCCTGCCTCTTTTTCCTCTTGGTCTCGTTCTTTATCCGAACGAGCAGCTCCCTCTACACATCTTCGAGGAGCGCTATAAGGATCTAACCGCCTACTGCCTCGAACATGATGTGCCGTTTGGGGTCGTACGTGTTGATGACGGGCGGCTCGCGAACGTCGGAACCACGGCTCGCATCGAACGGGTCGTGAATCGATACGAGGACGGACGCCTCGACATCATCGTGCGTGGCGAAGAGCGGTTTGCCCTAAACGCGGTTTACGAGCGAAAAAGCTACATGACGGCGGATGTCGAGGTCTTTGACATCGCACCCGTCCCGTTGGAGTCGAACCTGAGGGAGCGGGTGATCACGCAGCACATGAAGCTTCTCGAACTAGCCGGGCGAACCGTCCGCCCGGACCTGTACGTCGATGTGGAGGACTTAAGCTTCATTCTGGCACAGAACGCGGGACTAAGTGATGAGCAGAAGCAAGAGGTCCTCGAGATTCAGGATGAACCGGACCGCATTCGATATCTGATTCAGCACTTCGAGTCCCTCATTCCTCGCGTCGAACAGAAGGAAGATTTTCGGCGCAAAATCCGGTCAAATGGTCACTTCAAAGACTTTCCGCCAGAGCAGGTTTAA
- the porV gene encoding type IX secretion system outer membrane channel protein PorV — translation MTYGRLLPGQSTLSASLVALFLLLFGLAPSAHAQLGESTALFLRIEPDSRAAGMGNTGVALADNANAMFWNPAGLGFQRDMQVGFTHASWLPEFDAGLYFEYLAGTAHFDGIGTFGGHVTFLNLGEIEVRNGNGDPLKVERSFELSTGLSYGRQLNDNLAVGGGLRFIYSKLSPSTDEVDGQASTAAMDLAGLYRTDPFVVGGTDVTVSTGMNISNIGGGMKYDRDLQAMPTMLRLGYAVTMDFDEYNSLTLANDFTKQLSNVDYVDCERDSNPQTQEQCSDPDTWFTPIFSSWSAQPGERNADGDITELSVAEQVTMGVGLEYWYSQLFALRTGYYYEDPQNGNREFLNFGAGFRYNIIGIDVSYIYTLEQNNPLANTLRFSLLLDIR, via the coding sequence ATGACGTACGGACGCCTTTTACCTGGGCAGTCGACGCTATCGGCAAGTCTCGTTGCATTGTTCTTGCTCCTCTTCGGACTTGCTCCCTCCGCACATGCCCAACTCGGGGAGTCGACGGCACTTTTTCTTCGCATTGAGCCCGATAGCCGCGCCGCCGGTATGGGCAATACCGGTGTAGCGCTTGCCGATAACGCGAACGCGATGTTCTGGAATCCTGCAGGTCTGGGTTTTCAGCGCGACATGCAGGTCGGTTTCACGCATGCAAGCTGGCTTCCAGAGTTCGATGCTGGACTCTACTTCGAGTATCTAGCAGGAACAGCGCACTTTGATGGTATCGGCACTTTCGGTGGCCACGTGACCTTTTTGAACCTTGGTGAGATCGAGGTGAGAAATGGAAACGGTGATCCCCTGAAGGTCGAGCGGTCCTTTGAGCTCTCTACCGGTCTTTCCTATGGTCGCCAACTCAATGATAATCTGGCCGTCGGCGGTGGTCTCCGGTTTATCTACTCGAAGCTCTCCCCGTCAACGGACGAGGTCGATGGTCAGGCAAGTACAGCCGCGATGGACTTAGCGGGTCTCTACCGTACGGACCCATTTGTTGTCGGTGGTACGGACGTGACGGTGTCGACGGGGATGAACATCTCGAATATCGGCGGAGGGATGAAGTATGATCGGGACCTCCAAGCGATGCCTACGATGCTCCGTCTCGGTTACGCCGTGACGATGGATTTTGACGAATATAACTCGCTTACACTCGCCAACGACTTCACAAAGCAGCTATCCAACGTTGACTACGTGGACTGTGAGCGAGACTCCAATCCACAGACCCAGGAGCAATGCTCGGACCCCGATACGTGGTTCACACCGATCTTCTCGTCGTGGTCCGCACAGCCGGGAGAACGTAACGCCGATGGCGATATAACCGAGTTGTCTGTGGCAGAGCAGGTTACCATGGGGGTCGGGCTGGAGTACTGGTACAGTCAACTCTTCGCCCTCCGCACGGGATACTACTATGAGGATCCTCAGAACGGGAATCGCGAGTTCCTTAACTTTGGCGCAGGTTTCCGATACAACATCATCGGTATCGATGTCTCATATATTTACACGCTTGAGCAAAATAACCCGCTCGCGAATACTCTCCGATTCTCGCTTCTTTTAGACATACGATGA
- a CDS encoding PID-CTERM protein-sorting domain-containing protein: MGLPSWAEPGTRSAIEPPDNTPDDTPPPPGPPTQQVPIDGGLGLLAVAGAGYAVSRLRRKDDEDEDATA, from the coding sequence ATGGGCCTCCCGTCGTGGGCCGAACCCGGAACGCGTTCTGCGATCGAGCCCCCTGATAATACCCCTGACGACACGCCACCGCCGCCCGGACCACCGACTCAGCAGGTACCAATAGACGGTGGGCTCGGGTTGCTTGCTGTTGCAGGGGCTGGCTACGCCGTATCACGGTTGCGACGAAAAGACGATGAGGACGAAGACGCGACTGCCTGA
- a CDS encoding sodium:solute symporter family protein, translating into MQTIDWIIVVAYMVGALGLGAYLSRRASGSIEDFFVSGRSLPWWLAGTSMAATTFSIDTPLYVAGVVGTRGIAGNWEWWAFGTGHVVLIYVFARLWRRSEIVTDAELTEIRYGGRSAAILRGVKAFLFAIPINCIGIGLGMLAAVKVVGGLEIWQNLGFVEGQLILGADPKLLSIVGVSMLVLLYAGLSGLWGVVATDFFQFFLALFGAVLVAVFAIASPEVGGLSGLVSKAQSFTDFDVLAFTPLTFDPGATGWWGIGWSAVAGISATSFMAHVFLQWWTFRRSDGGGEFIQRLAASRDEASAEKAAWFFNIMHYVIRTWPWVLVALAAVVLYPDMTDPELAYPRLMLDFLPAGLLGIVVASLVAAFMSTVSTQINWGASYLTNDIYCRFLRPNASQAELVAFGRLASVVITVLGAAAAFYADSVQWIFQLVIAVGTGPGVVLILRWFWWRVNAWAELAAMGAGMAVGLLTSLGPATISLYGAGIPVEIPILVTDFGLRLTMITLVTTGIWIPVMYLTAPEKPETLNRFYRLVRPGGPGWKEQREATGLSPIQSLRDSLIRAAAAVLVLYGLMFAIGAALLLRPLLAAGLAAVAAVGGAVLYQRRGGPEEALAGTQSEMSGQG; encoded by the coding sequence ATGCAGACGATTGATTGGATCATCGTCGTGGCCTATATGGTCGGCGCGCTTGGCCTTGGCGCCTATCTTTCGCGTCGGGCCTCCGGTTCGATCGAGGACTTCTTCGTGTCTGGACGGTCGCTACCGTGGTGGTTGGCCGGCACGTCGATGGCTGCGACCACGTTTTCGATCGACACGCCCTTGTACGTTGCAGGGGTCGTCGGGACGCGCGGAATCGCCGGCAACTGGGAGTGGTGGGCCTTCGGGACCGGCCACGTTGTCTTGATTTACGTCTTCGCACGGTTGTGGCGGAGGAGTGAGATCGTCACGGACGCAGAGCTTACGGAAATTCGCTACGGTGGGAGGTCGGCAGCGATACTGCGAGGCGTCAAAGCCTTTCTCTTCGCGATTCCGATCAACTGCATCGGTATCGGCCTGGGTATGCTGGCAGCCGTGAAGGTTGTCGGCGGGCTCGAGATCTGGCAAAATCTTGGTTTTGTCGAGGGGCAACTCATTCTCGGTGCGGATCCGAAGCTCCTGAGCATCGTGGGTGTGTCGATGCTCGTACTGCTTTACGCGGGGTTGTCCGGTCTCTGGGGCGTCGTGGCGACTGATTTCTTCCAGTTCTTTCTCGCCCTCTTCGGGGCCGTGCTCGTAGCCGTATTCGCGATCGCGAGTCCAGAAGTTGGCGGCCTGAGCGGCCTGGTGTCGAAGGCGCAGTCCTTCACCGACTTCGATGTGCTTGCGTTCACACCGCTGACCTTTGATCCAGGAGCGACAGGGTGGTGGGGCATCGGGTGGAGCGCGGTTGCCGGAATTAGTGCGACATCCTTCATGGCTCACGTCTTCCTTCAGTGGTGGACGTTCCGACGAAGCGACGGAGGAGGAGAGTTCATTCAGCGCCTGGCCGCATCTCGTGACGAGGCGAGCGCCGAGAAAGCCGCATGGTTTTTCAACATCATGCACTACGTGATTCGGACGTGGCCATGGGTCCTCGTAGCTCTAGCAGCCGTGGTGCTCTACCCGGACATGACTGATCCCGAGCTGGCCTATCCGCGGCTCATGCTTGACTTTTTACCTGCTGGATTGCTCGGCATTGTCGTCGCCTCGCTCGTGGCCGCATTCATGAGTACCGTATCGACGCAGATCAATTGGGGCGCATCGTATCTCACGAACGACATTTACTGCCGCTTTCTCCGTCCGAATGCATCTCAGGCAGAGCTCGTAGCGTTTGGGCGACTCGCATCTGTTGTGATCACCGTGCTCGGGGCAGCTGCGGCCTTCTATGCCGATAGCGTGCAATGGATTTTTCAACTCGTGATCGCGGTTGGGACCGGTCCGGGCGTTGTCCTTATTCTCCGCTGGTTCTGGTGGCGTGTAAATGCCTGGGCGGAACTTGCTGCGATGGGAGCAGGAATGGCCGTCGGTTTGTTAACCTCATTAGGGCCCGCCACGATTAGCCTCTACGGTGCCGGCATCCCGGTCGAGATTCCCATTCTCGTTACGGACTTCGGACTTCGTCTTACCATGATTACGCTCGTGACGACGGGGATCTGGATTCCTGTGATGTATCTCACAGCGCCGGAAAAGCCAGAAACGCTGAACCGATTCTATCGGCTCGTGCGGCCGGGAGGGCCAGGATGGAAAGAGCAGCGAGAGGCTACGGGTCTGTCGCCAATTCAATCGTTGCGCGATAGCCTGATCCGTGCCGCTGCAGCTGTGCTGGTCTTGTACGGGCTCATGTTCGCGATTGGCGCTGCCCTGCTGCTGCGGCCCCTTCTCGCTGCTGGACTTGCCGCCGTGGCTGCGGTCGGAGGAGCGGTCCTGTACCAGCGACGCGGTGGACCCGAGGAGGCTTTGGCAGGAACTCAGAGCGAGATGTCCGGGCAAGGGTAA
- a CDS encoding histidine kinase dimerization/phospho-acceptor domain-containing protein translates to MTSSITVLSQPHEPSPMNAKETTDPLPDEAREALSKVYHDLNNPLSIISGNAQFLLEISRDADLDDAFITSVEDIREAADRMSEALRRLTEIRQAGTEE, encoded by the coding sequence ATGACGTCATCCATCACTGTTTTGTCTCAACCTCACGAGCCGAGCCCGATGAACGCAAAGGAAACGACTGATCCATTGCCTGACGAGGCGCGCGAAGCCCTTTCGAAAGTGTATCATGACCTGAACAACCCGCTCTCTATTATTTCGGGCAATGCCCAGTTTCTCCTCGAAATTAGCCGGGATGCAGATTTAGACGATGCGTTCATTACCTCGGTCGAAGATATTCGGGAAGCTGCGGATCGAATGTCTGAGGCATTGAGACGTCTAACCGAAATTCGTCAGGCGGGTACGGAGGAATAG